From Drosophila virilis strain 15010-1051.87 chromosome X, Dvir_AGI_RSII-ME, whole genome shotgun sequence, the proteins below share one genomic window:
- the dpr18 gene encoding uncharacterized protein dpr18 isoform X3, protein MRRLKVNNTSLASATVAAHQLPRTTQLQNRPSISLSPSLRLVRLLAVLTVIGFQFRCVLCTAATSASISTSLSTQSNSTENNFYFDEQNTTTKSQSILAADSTAAIADVSPMPAEALPTLPTARAQVGLTTLTTVRLMGSETSMRTAVDSDGIGNGTTVRNHNAVDLGSTGVATAAAATTKSIRSTIKQPNLDATRSRNHWTVGGSADAERSRTFRSKYHHENHYGPFFEEPSNLVDPGKTLVSAVHLFTEAVLNCRVGMLKDKTFPKLFMLEDCQGHHKLC, encoded by the exons ATGAGGCGTTTAAAAGTTAATAACACATCATTAGCATCAGCAACAGTCGCGGCCCACCAGCTCCCACGGACGACCCAGTTACAGAACAGACCCAGCATAAGCCTGAGCCCAAGCCTGAGACTTGTTCGGCTGCTCGCCGTTCTCACTGTGATTGGATTTCAGTTTCGTTGTGTCCTGT GCACAGCAGCTACCAGTGCATCGATATCAACGAGCCTGAGCACACAGAGCAACAGCACAGAAAATAATTTCTATTTTGATGAGCAGAATACCACTACCAAATCGCAATCAATCCTTGCTGCGGACTCGACAGCCGCAATAGCCGACGTCTCACCGATGCCAGCCGAGGCGCTACCGACCCTACCAACAGCCAGAGCACAAGTTGGACTTACAACGCTAACAACTGTCCGGCTGATGGGAAGCGAGACCTCTATGAGAACTGCAGTTGACAGCGATGGGATCGGGAATGGGACAACGGTTAGGAACCATAATGCTGTAGATCTTGGGTCCACGGGCGTGgcgacggcagcggcggcaacgaCCAAGAGCATCAGAAGCACCATTAAGCAACCCAACCTGGATGCCACACGCTCCAGGAACCACTGGACCGTTGGCGGCTCCGCTGATGCGGAACGTTCGCGCACATTTCGCAGCAAGTATCATCATGAGAACCACTACGGTCCGTTCTTCGAGGAGCCATCGAATCTAGTTGATCCCGGCAAGACTCTCGTCTCTGCAGTGCATCTATTTACGGAAGCTGTGCTCAACTGTCGCGTCGGCATGCTCAAGGATAAGACG TTTCCTAAATTGTTCATGCTGGAGGACTGTCAAGGACATCACAAACTATGCTAG
- the dpr18 gene encoding uncharacterized protein dpr18 isoform X2, whose product MRRLKVNNTSLASATVAAHQLPRTTQLQNRPSISLSPSLRLVRLLAVLTVIGFQFRCVLSATSASISTSLSTQSNSTENNFYFDEQNTTTKSQSILAADSTAAIADVSPMPAEALPTLPTARAQVGLTTLTTVRLMGSETSMRTAVDSDGIGNGTTVRNHNAVDLGSTGVATAAAATTKSIRSTIKQPNLDATRSRNHWTVGGSADAERSRTFRSKYHHENHYGPFFEEPSNLVDPGKTLVSAVHLFTEAVLNCRVGMLKDKTVMWVRRTTEKVSLLTVGNVTYSGDPRIRVKFQYPNNWRLMINPTQREDAGIYMCQVSTHPPRVFTTNLTILEPPLRIIDEHERDVGDRYYKSGSTVDLQCQISRNFFQKERHSILKSTGSSGSANKPNETGSDINLIADANQTYSTFSSQELEKYFTNFITWAKDEEPLPAPTNRRSSVSDKWLNSRISIPEAKLSDSGNYSCSLGRLFTVIVQVQVLTGELPAAVQHNLAHRSDSCFSLTWSLVLILICFYALASHSSHLHNITDER is encoded by the exons ATGAGGCGTTTAAAAGTTAATAACACATCATTAGCATCAGCAACAGTCGCGGCCCACCAGCTCCCACGGACGACCCAGTTACAGAACAGACCCAGCATAAGCCTGAGCCCAAGCCTGAGACTTGTTCGGCTGCTCGCCGTTCTCACTGTGATTGGATTTCAGTTTCGTTGTGTCCTGT CAGCTACCAGTGCATCGATATCAACGAGCCTGAGCACACAGAGCAACAGCACAGAAAATAATTTCTATTTTGATGAGCAGAATACCACTACCAAATCGCAATCAATCCTTGCTGCGGACTCGACAGCCGCAATAGCCGACGTCTCACCGATGCCAGCCGAGGCGCTACCGACCCTACCAACAGCCAGAGCACAAGTTGGACTTACAACGCTAACAACTGTCCGGCTGATGGGAAGCGAGACCTCTATGAGAACTGCAGTTGACAGCGATGGGATCGGGAATGGGACAACGGTTAGGAACCATAATGCTGTAGATCTTGGGTCCACGGGCGTGgcgacggcagcggcggcaacgaCCAAGAGCATCAGAAGCACCATTAAGCAACCCAACCTGGATGCCACACGCTCCAGGAACCACTGGACCGTTGGCGGCTCCGCTGATGCGGAACGTTCGCGCACATTTCGCAGCAAGTATCATCATGAGAACCACTACGGTCCGTTCTTCGAGGAGCCATCGAATCTAGTTGATCCCGGCAAGACTCTCGTCTCTGCAGTGCATCTATTTACGGAAGCTGTGCTCAACTGTCGCGTCGGCATGCTCAAGGATAAGACG GTAATGTGGGTGAGGCGAACAACTGAGAAGGTGTCACTGCTAACCGTTGGAAATGTCACATATAGCGGGGATCCACGCATACGAGTCAAGTTTCAGTATCCGAACAATTGGCGCCTGATGATAAACCCAACGCAAAGGGAAGATGCTGGCATCTATATGTGCCAGGTTTCAACGCATCCTCCGCGTGTCTTCACCACAAACCTGACCATATTGG AGCCGCCGTTAAGGATAATCGATGAGCATGAACGCGATGTGGGCGACAGATATTACAAGTCCGGCAGCACTGTGGATCTGCAGTGTCAAATATCTCGGAATTTCTTCCAAAAGGAGCGCCACAGCATACTCAAATCGACGGGCTCGAGCGGCTCAGCCAACAAACCGAATGAGACGGGCAGCGACATAAATCTGATCGCCGATGCGAATCAAACATATAGCACATTCTCGAGCCAGGAGCTGGAGAAATACTTTACTAACTTCATTACCTGGGCCAAGGACGAGGAACCGCTGCCAGCACCGACCAATAGACGTTCCAG CGTATCCGATAAATGGCTCAACAGTCGCATTTCCATACCAGAAGCCAAGCTCTCAGATAGCGGCAACTATTCCTGTTCCCTTGGTAGACTATTCACTGTAATTGTGCAAGTTCAAGTACTCACGG gAGAATTACCCGCCGCAGTCCAACACAATTTGGCACACAGATCCGACAGCTGCTTCTCACTCACCTGGAGTCTCGTCCTCATtctcatttgtttttatgctcTCGCGAGCCATTCTTCGCACCTTCACAATATCACTGATGAACGATGA
- the dpr18 gene encoding uncharacterized protein dpr18 isoform X4 — protein sequence MINPTQREDAGIYMCQVSTHPPRVFTTNLTILEPPLRIIDEHERDVGDRYYKSGSTVDLQCQISRNFFQKERHSILKSTGSSGSANKPNETGSDINLIADANQTYSTFSSQELEKYFTNFITWAKDEEPLPAPTNRRSSVSDKWLNSRISIPEAKLSDSGNYSCSLGRLFTVIVQVQVLTGELPAAVQHNLAHRSDSCFSLTWSLVLILICFYALASHSSHLHNITDER from the exons ATGATAAACCCAACGCAAAGGGAAGATGCTGGCATCTATATGTGCCAGGTTTCAACGCATCCTCCGCGTGTCTTCACCACAAACCTGACCATATTGG AGCCGCCGTTAAGGATAATCGATGAGCATGAACGCGATGTGGGCGACAGATATTACAAGTCCGGCAGCACTGTGGATCTGCAGTGTCAAATATCTCGGAATTTCTTCCAAAAGGAGCGCCACAGCATACTCAAATCGACGGGCTCGAGCGGCTCAGCCAACAAACCGAATGAGACGGGCAGCGACATAAATCTGATCGCCGATGCGAATCAAACATATAGCACATTCTCGAGCCAGGAGCTGGAGAAATACTTTACTAACTTCATTACCTGGGCCAAGGACGAGGAACCGCTGCCAGCACCGACCAATAGACGTTCCAG CGTATCCGATAAATGGCTCAACAGTCGCATTTCCATACCAGAAGCCAAGCTCTCAGATAGCGGCAACTATTCCTGTTCCCTTGGTAGACTATTCACTGTAATTGTGCAAGTTCAAGTACTCACGG gAGAATTACCCGCCGCAGTCCAACACAATTTGGCACACAGATCCGACAGCTGCTTCTCACTCACCTGGAGTCTCGTCCTCATtctcatttgtttttatgctcTCGCGAGCCATTCTTCGCACCTTCACAATATCACTGATGAACGATGA
- the LOC6636690 gene encoding small ubiquitin-related modifier 3 — MSEEKKTETEHINLKVLGQDNAVVQFKIKKHTPLRKLMNAYCDRAGLSMQVVRFRFDGQPINENDTPTSLEMEEGDTIEVYQQQTGGQFDKTLSRGLCSRH; from the exons ATGTCTGAGGAAAAGAAG ACTGAAACCGAGCACATCAACCTGAAGGTGTTGGGCCAGGATAATGCGGTCGTACAATTCAAGATCAAGAAACACACGCCTCTGCGCAAACTAATGAACGCCTATTGCGATCGAGCT GGCCTTTCCATGCAAGTGGTGCGATTTCGTTTCGATGGACAACCGATCAATGAGAACGACACACCTACCTCGCTAGAAATGGAAGAGGGCGACACAATCGAAGTCTACCAACAACAAACTGGCGGCCAATTTGATAAAACATTGTCAAGGGGCTTATGTTCGCGCCATTGA
- the LOC6636691 gene encoding UPF0488 protein CG14286, with protein MHRRKSAKSVNKPPPIQAIPKKNTFDGDNDIQFELELCWCVQQLQTALDSGKLSQKIAEDTAKNLKTLTSQTAPLIKKRQVMKLALGDYRLKMQQEEKKMLLASKQIKFTAAADTNKKSSFVKKSALLTSGKDFRFDFALPAGNNNEPDGSPAAGQPAAVAAQADASAPSSSLLTGNGCQFKFNFAIDNAPEDINFEGLMLNS; from the exons ATGCATCGAAGGAAAAGCGCAAAATCGGTAAATAAGCCGCCGCCGATTCAGGCGATACCCAAAAAGAACACATTCGATGGCGACAACGACATACAATTCGAGCTGGAGCTCTGCTGGTGTGTCCAGCAATTGCAAACAGCTCTAGACAGCGGCAAGCTGAGCCAAAAAATTG CTGAGGATACGGCCAAGAACCTGAAAACATTAACAAGCCAAACGGCGCCCCTCATTAAGAAGCGGCAGGTCATGAAGCTCGCCCTGGGCGATTACAGGCTAAAAATGCAACAGGAAGAGAAGAAAATGCTGCTAG CttcaaagcaaatcaaatttacTGCAGCTGCCGATACGAATAAGAAGTCAAGCTTTGTCAAGAAGTCAGCGCTGCTAACGTCCGGTAAGGATTTTCGCTTTGACTTTGCGCTGCCCGCGGGCAACAATAACGAGCCAGACGGAAGCCCAGCGGCTGGCCAGCCCGCGGCCGTGGCAGCTCAAGCTGATGCCTCTGCGCCGAGCAGCAGCCTGCTAACGGGCAATGGATGCcagttcaagttcaattttGCCATTGACAATGCGCCCGAGGATATCAACTTCGAGGGCTTAATGTTAAATAGCTAA
- the RpL30 gene encoding large ribosomal subunit protein eL30, translating to MVAVKKQKKALESTNARLALVMKSGKYCLGYKQTLKTLRQGKAKLVLIASNTPALRKSEIEYYAMLAKTEVQHYSGTNIELGTACGKYFRVCTMSITDPGDSDIIRSLPDN from the exons ATGGTTGCCGTAAAGAAACAAAAGAAGGCTTTAGAGAGCACCAATGCGCGTCTGGCGCTGGTTATGAAATCCGGCAAATACTGCCTGGGATACAAGCAGACTCTGAAGACCCTGCGTCAGGGCAAGGCCAAACTGGTGCTCATCGCCAGCAACACGCCTGCTTTGAG GAAGTCTGAGATTGAGTACTACGCCATGTTGGCCAAAACTGAAGTCCAGCACTACAGTGGCACCAACATTGAGTTGGGCACCGCCTGCGGCAAATACTTCCGCGTGTGCACGATGTCCATTACCGATCCTGGAGATTCTGATATCATTCGTTCTTTGCCAGACAATTAA
- the LOC6636693 gene encoding zinc finger matrin-type protein 4, whose product MASEYLSGYQIPLMTTSGAQPEKIREIVNIELTAPPTSSVSAKRLLRAGKEKPVAKMETDSVVLKDNEPIPTVTSQRKLKRKLNESEEGGEGNNLAIFQGRDESYPNELNKLIQPLSCQLCKAQMTSMKSAKDHYESKAHDRHISAWLAKNYTEVGLQTPPIKRLVKQGPTGPNAFHCNLCDLALTSMTHARQHYAGRKHQLVVQKRSKPSGAGFYNEEGKWVRTGTKAEVVPDDGRFGIGELFIKATAAAELQEVSANGEHQQQQQQQLIVKIPVVDESLTCKVCKISVTSASQIKMHLDGAKHQKNLRKQILEEEAATLDASGGQQQNSLAAALATDTNGDLSMYRTPSGSYYCKLCNKAMNHISILQQHLLGKKHLKTVRHQTEKTISTQ is encoded by the coding sequence ATGGCTTCCGAATACCTGAGTGGTTATCAAATACCGCTAATGACAACGTCAGGAGCACAGCCGGAGAAGATTCGCGAGATTGTGAACATTGAGCTGACTGCGCCGCCAACGTCTTCAGTCAGTGCAAAGCGTTTGCTGCGTGCCGGAAAAGAAAAGCCAGTGGCAAAAATGGAGACCGATTCAGTTGTGCTGAAGGATAATGAACCAATTCCTACGGTCACATCCCAGCGCAAGCTAAAAAGGAAACTAAACGAATCCGAGGAGGGCGGCGAGGGCAACAATTTGGCGATTTTTCAGGGCCGCGACGAAAGCTACCCGAACGAGCTGAACAAACTGATTCAGCCGCTGTCCTGTCAATTATGCAAGGCACAGATGACCTCCATGAAGAGCGCCAAGGATCATTATGAGTCCAAGGCGCACGATCGTCACATTAGCGCGTGGCTGGCCAAAAACTATACCGAGGTGGGCTTGCAGACGCCGCCCATTAAACGTCTCGTGAAACAGGGCCCCACCGGCCCGAATGCATTCCACTGTAATCTGTGCGACCTGGCGCTCACATCGATGACTCATGCCCGCCAGCACTATGCCGGGCGCAAGCATCAGCTGGTGGTACAGAAGCGTTCAAAGCCATCTGGAGCTGGATTCTACAATGAGGAAGGCAAATGGGTGCGCACTGGCACTAAAGCGGAAGTTGTTCCAGACGACGGCCGCTTTGGCATTGGCGAACTATTCATCAAGGCAACGGCTGCAGCAGAACTGCAAGAAGTTTCCGCCAATGGcgagcatcagcagcagcagcagcagcagctgatagTTAAGATACCTGTTGTAGACGAAAGCCTTACCTGTAAAGTATGCAAAATCAGCGTTACATCCGCATCGCAAATCAAAATGCATCTCGATGGTGCCAAGCACCAGAAAAATCTACGCAAGCAGATCCTTGAGGAGGAGGCAGCCACTCTTGACGCAAGCggcggccagcagcagaaTTCACTAGCAGCCGCCCTCGCCACCGATACGAATGGAGACCTATCCATGTATCGTACCCCTTCCGGGTCCTATTATTGCAAGCTATGCAATAAGGCCATGAATCACATATCCATATTGCAGCAGCACTTGCTGGGCAAGAAGCATCTAAAGACTGTGCGTCACCAGACAGAGAAAACGATCTCCACCCAATAA
- the dpr18 gene encoding uncharacterized protein dpr18 isoform X1 — protein sequence MRRLKVNNTSLASATVAAHQLPRTTQLQNRPSISLSPSLRLVRLLAVLTVIGFQFRCVLCTAATSASISTSLSTQSNSTENNFYFDEQNTTTKSQSILAADSTAAIADVSPMPAEALPTLPTARAQVGLTTLTTVRLMGSETSMRTAVDSDGIGNGTTVRNHNAVDLGSTGVATAAAATTKSIRSTIKQPNLDATRSRNHWTVGGSADAERSRTFRSKYHHENHYGPFFEEPSNLVDPGKTLVSAVHLFTEAVLNCRVGMLKDKTVMWVRRTTEKVSLLTVGNVTYSGDPRIRVKFQYPNNWRLMINPTQREDAGIYMCQVSTHPPRVFTTNLTILEPPLRIIDEHERDVGDRYYKSGSTVDLQCQISRNFFQKERHSILKSTGSSGSANKPNETGSDINLIADANQTYSTFSSQELEKYFTNFITWAKDEEPLPAPTNRRSSVSDKWLNSRISIPEAKLSDSGNYSCSLGRLFTVIVQVQVLTGELPAAVQHNLAHRSDSCFSLTWSLVLILICFYALASHSSHLHNITDER from the exons ATGAGGCGTTTAAAAGTTAATAACACATCATTAGCATCAGCAACAGTCGCGGCCCACCAGCTCCCACGGACGACCCAGTTACAGAACAGACCCAGCATAAGCCTGAGCCCAAGCCTGAGACTTGTTCGGCTGCTCGCCGTTCTCACTGTGATTGGATTTCAGTTTCGTTGTGTCCTGT GCACAGCAGCTACCAGTGCATCGATATCAACGAGCCTGAGCACACAGAGCAACAGCACAGAAAATAATTTCTATTTTGATGAGCAGAATACCACTACCAAATCGCAATCAATCCTTGCTGCGGACTCGACAGCCGCAATAGCCGACGTCTCACCGATGCCAGCCGAGGCGCTACCGACCCTACCAACAGCCAGAGCACAAGTTGGACTTACAACGCTAACAACTGTCCGGCTGATGGGAAGCGAGACCTCTATGAGAACTGCAGTTGACAGCGATGGGATCGGGAATGGGACAACGGTTAGGAACCATAATGCTGTAGATCTTGGGTCCACGGGCGTGgcgacggcagcggcggcaacgaCCAAGAGCATCAGAAGCACCATTAAGCAACCCAACCTGGATGCCACACGCTCCAGGAACCACTGGACCGTTGGCGGCTCCGCTGATGCGGAACGTTCGCGCACATTTCGCAGCAAGTATCATCATGAGAACCACTACGGTCCGTTCTTCGAGGAGCCATCGAATCTAGTTGATCCCGGCAAGACTCTCGTCTCTGCAGTGCATCTATTTACGGAAGCTGTGCTCAACTGTCGCGTCGGCATGCTCAAGGATAAGACG GTAATGTGGGTGAGGCGAACAACTGAGAAGGTGTCACTGCTAACCGTTGGAAATGTCACATATAGCGGGGATCCACGCATACGAGTCAAGTTTCAGTATCCGAACAATTGGCGCCTGATGATAAACCCAACGCAAAGGGAAGATGCTGGCATCTATATGTGCCAGGTTTCAACGCATCCTCCGCGTGTCTTCACCACAAACCTGACCATATTGG AGCCGCCGTTAAGGATAATCGATGAGCATGAACGCGATGTGGGCGACAGATATTACAAGTCCGGCAGCACTGTGGATCTGCAGTGTCAAATATCTCGGAATTTCTTCCAAAAGGAGCGCCACAGCATACTCAAATCGACGGGCTCGAGCGGCTCAGCCAACAAACCGAATGAGACGGGCAGCGACATAAATCTGATCGCCGATGCGAATCAAACATATAGCACATTCTCGAGCCAGGAGCTGGAGAAATACTTTACTAACTTCATTACCTGGGCCAAGGACGAGGAACCGCTGCCAGCACCGACCAATAGACGTTCCAG CGTATCCGATAAATGGCTCAACAGTCGCATTTCCATACCAGAAGCCAAGCTCTCAGATAGCGGCAACTATTCCTGTTCCCTTGGTAGACTATTCACTGTAATTGTGCAAGTTCAAGTACTCACGG gAGAATTACCCGCCGCAGTCCAACACAATTTGGCACACAGATCCGACAGCTGCTTCTCACTCACCTGGAGTCTCGTCCTCATtctcatttgtttttatgctcTCGCGAGCCATTCTTCGCACCTTCACAATATCACTGATGAACGATGA
- the Nipsnap gene encoding protein NipSnap encodes MLKLRNILSTMGHNAGPVAAVRSVSTTASCKDSESWFSKLLVRKIEPTKESHSRMLSDKEIIYALHTHNVRPDSMGNYLNNYKNTVALINEKKRSLSCKLVASWTVQVGDMDQCLHLWRYTGGFEKIDQAKEDLWNDPEYLNLMNERSKFLRSRHLQYLLAFSYWPQIESRSGKNIYEMRSYRLTPGTMIEWGNNWARAINFRKHNNEAFAGFFSQIGRLYNVHHIWCYKSLQDRKETREAAWRSPGWDECVAYTVPLIREMHCRVLAPTEFSPTQ; translated from the exons ATGTTGAAGCTACGTAACATCTTGTCAACAATGGGCCACAATGCCGGCCCTGTCGCGGCCGTCCG GTCGGTTTCAACAACCGCCAGCTGCAAGGACTCAGAGTCGTGGTTCTCCAAGCTGCTGGTGCGAAAGATCGAGCCGACAAAGGAGTCGCACAGTCGCATGCTGAGCGACAAGgaaattatatatgcattgcATACGCACAACGTACGCCCCGATTCCATGGGCAACTATCTGAATAATTA CAAAAATACCGTGGCACTTATCAATGAGAAGAAGAGAAGCCTATCGTGCAAATTGGTCGCCTCATGGACCGTCCAAGTGGGCGACATGGATCAGTGTCTGCATCTGTGGAGATATACGGGCGGCTTTGAGAAAATCGATCAGGCCAAAGAGGATCTGTGGAACGATCCAGagtatttgaatttaatgaacGAGCGCTCCAAGTTCCTGCGCTCACGCCATCTGCAATATCTGTTGGCCTTCAGCTATTGGCCACAAATCGAAAGCCGGTCGGGCAAAAACATCTACGAAATGCG ATCGTATCGACTTACCCCGGGCACCATGATCGAATGGGGCAACAATTGGGCGCGTGCCATCAACTTCCGCAAGCATAACAATGAGGCCTTTGCTGGATTCTTCTCACAGATTGGCCGACTCTATAATGTCCATCACATTTGGT GTTACAAATCGCTGCAGGATCGCAAGGAGACCAGAGAGGCGGCCTGGCGCTCACCCGGCTGGGATGAGTGTGTGGCATATACTGTGCCATTGATTCGCGAGATGCACTGCCGCGTCCTGGCGCCCACTGAGTTCTCGCCCACACAGTAA